In the genome of Sebastes umbrosus isolate fSebUmb1 chromosome 14, fSebUmb1.pri, whole genome shotgun sequence, one region contains:
- the LOC119501219 gene encoding leucine-rich repeat extensin-like protein 5, producing the protein MALGLILRVSWISFLLFDRSAGIPTERGYGYPYKEDSHNIGDDGEDEALTSPTFDESDWQASNNQPTGPVYTSYNKPAVAQWPGSVTSQHNPPYTASAREVEKLTNGAARDWGWDNPEQLLLFPLNPNYQPSDPAEPQPGQPQSTSLGVPASPAGGSILSSPAGADEPAPSSTSQAAGSPNSESWQPVPVSSGYGVADYPNQDLNSGSTGGGSSSTPHLVYEDVFQYPPENTGASSNTAGGYSQGYPMSKGSSTASTPEGPSLPSNPTNEGAQPVHPSSSGGEPLNLGQTDHQPREENPSPIPQTPAVSTQDVQVTQRLSEPIRPPPPPPSPSPPPLPRYFIQSRNGYQRARYLFSKSRYSPEFVSS; encoded by the exons ATGGCTCTTGGACTCATTTTGCG AGTTTCCTGGATTAGTTTTTTGCTGTTTGACCGCAGTGCTGGAATACCAACTGAGAGAG GGTATGGATATCCATATAAGGAGGACTCGCATAACATAGGTGATGATGGAGAGGATGAAGCGTTAACCTCTCCGACCTTTGATGAGAGTGACTGGCAGGCTTCAAATAACCAACCGACTGGCCCTGTATACACAAGCTACAACAAACCTGCAGTTGCACAATGGCCCGGTTCGGTTACATCTCAGCACAACCCGCCCTACACAGCTAGCGCTCGTGAGGTAGAGAAACTCACTAATGGTGCGGCAAGAGACTGGGGCTGGGACAACCCTGAGCAACTACTTCTATTTCCTCTAAACCCCAACTACCAGCCGAGTGATCCAGCAGAGCCTCAGCCAGGCCAACCTCAGTCAACATCACTCGGTGTGCCTGCCTCTCCAGCTGGTGGCTCTATTCTTTCGAGTCCAGCTGGCGCCGATGAGCCTGCACCATCCTCCACCTCTCAGGCTGCAGGGTCTCCCAACTCTGAGTCTTGGCAGCCTGTGCCAGTTAGCAGCGGTTATGGTGTGGCTGACTACCCAAACCAGGACTTAAACTCGGGCTCCACTGGAGGTGGCTCGAGTAGCACTCCTCATCTCGTCTATGAGGACGTCTTTCAGTATCCACCTGAGAATACTGGGGCTTCCTCCAATACTGCAGGTGGGTATAGCCAAGGTTATCCCATGAGCAAGGGGTCTTCCACTGCTTCAACACCAGAGGGACCCTCACTCCCCAGTAACCCAACTAATGAAGGAGCCCAGCCCGTCCATCCATCATCTTCTGGAGGAGAGCCCCTTAACTTGGGTCAAACTGACCACCAGCCACGTGAAGAGAACCCCTCTCCAATCCCACAAACACCAGCTGTCAGCACCCAAGACGTTCAGGTTACCCAGAGACTGAGCGAACCGATCCGtcctcccccaccaccaccttctccgtctcctcctcctcttccacgcTATTTCATCCAGTCCAGAAACGGCTACCAGCGAGCCAGGTATCTCTTCTCAAAATCCAGGTACTCGCCAGAATTTGTAAGCTCATAG